In one Paenibacillus sp. JQZ6Y-1 genomic region, the following are encoded:
- a CDS encoding Stp1/IreP family PP2C-type Ser/Thr phosphatase produces MIKAAQLSDKGRVRQVNEDSVWIGSIQNEYVLGIVADGMGGHRAGDTASQLAVQTVVSDLQGLEAGLSTEACRAALHDAILHANDVVFHTAQTSSDYHNMGTTVVAVLLRGNQGIIGHIGDSRAYLVGEDALRLLTQDHSLVNELLKTGQISQEEAAAHPRRNVLTRALGTDAEVNVELDEIALSTGEVLLLCSDGLTNMVAGAQIETVALAGIPLEERARHLIALALEAGGEDNITVALFEFTDSVQESDDKGWTP; encoded by the coding sequence TTGATTAAAGCAGCACAGTTGAGTGATAAGGGGCGCGTCAGACAGGTTAACGAGGATTCCGTATGGATTGGCAGTATACAGAATGAATATGTACTGGGCATTGTAGCGGATGGAATGGGCGGTCACCGTGCAGGTGATACCGCCAGCCAGTTGGCTGTACAAACGGTAGTATCCGATCTTCAAGGTCTGGAAGCAGGGCTGTCGACAGAAGCATGTCGTGCAGCGCTGCATGATGCGATTTTACATGCGAATGATGTTGTTTTTCATACCGCGCAAACAAGCAGTGATTATCATAATATGGGAACAACCGTAGTAGCTGTTCTGCTGCGGGGCAATCAGGGCATCATCGGTCATATCGGCGATAGTCGTGCTTATCTGGTCGGCGAGGATGCGCTGCGATTGCTCACTCAGGATCATAGTCTGGTCAATGAATTGCTGAAAACAGGGCAAATCAGCCAAGAAGAGGCAGCCGCACACCCACGTCGCAATGTATTAACGCGCGCACTTGGCACCGATGCGGAAGTGAATGTGGAGCTGGACGAGATTGCTTTATCGACAGGCGAGGTGCTGCTGCTATGCAGTGACGGTTTGACCAATATGGTTGCTGGTGCACAGATCGAAACGGTCGCATTGGCAGGGATTCCGCTAGAAGAGCGCGCGCGTCATCTGATTGCACTCGCGCTGGAAGCAGGCGGTGAGGACAATATTACGGTTGCCCTGTTCGAATTTACAGACTCTGTACAAGAGTCTGACGATAAGGGGTGGACGCCATGA
- the rlmN gene encoding 23S rRNA (adenine(2503)-C(2))-methyltransferase RlmN, translating to MKPFIYDFSLEDLQDWVKENNEPAFRASQIFDWLYVKRVTSFEEMTNLSKGLRAKLNDQFSFVMLDEITKLQSKDGTVKFLFGLHDNHAIETVIMRHNYGNSICVTTQVGCRIGCTFCASTLGGLKRNLTAGEIVAQVVQAQKILDETNERVSSIVIMGSGEPFENYEATMKFLRIMIHEKGLNIGQRHITVSTSGIVPNIYQFADENTQINLAISIHAPNDKLRSKLMPVNRRFPFDDVMESLRYYMEKTGRRITFEYALIGGVNDRPEHAEELGNILKDMMCHVNLIPVNYVPERDYVRTPRKDIFEFQRILADKGVNVTIRREQGHDIAAACGQLRAKHMESTAR from the coding sequence ATGAAACCCTTTATATATGACTTTTCCCTGGAGGATCTTCAGGATTGGGTGAAAGAGAATAATGAGCCTGCATTCCGGGCATCGCAAATTTTTGACTGGCTGTATGTGAAACGCGTAACGTCGTTTGAGGAAATGACCAATCTTTCCAAAGGCCTGCGCGCCAAGCTGAACGACCAGTTTTCTTTTGTCATGCTAGATGAAATTACAAAGCTGCAATCCAAAGATGGTACGGTAAAATTCCTGTTCGGTCTGCATGATAACCATGCGATTGAGACGGTTATTATGCGTCACAATTATGGTAACAGTATCTGCGTAACGACTCAGGTCGGCTGTCGGATCGGCTGTACATTTTGCGCGTCCACACTGGGCGGTCTGAAGCGTAACCTGACCGCTGGTGAGATCGTTGCTCAAGTCGTACAAGCACAGAAGATTCTGGACGAAACAAATGAGCGCGTTAGCAGCATCGTAATCATGGGTTCCGGTGAACCGTTTGAAAACTACGAAGCAACGATGAAATTCCTGCGTATTATGATTCACGAAAAAGGTCTGAATATCGGTCAGCGTCATATCACCGTTTCCACCAGTGGAATCGTGCCGAATATTTATCAGTTTGCTGATGAGAATACCCAGATCAATCTAGCTATTTCCATTCACGCACCAAACGACAAGCTGCGTTCCAAGCTGATGCCAGTTAACCGCCGTTTCCCGTTTGACGATGTAATGGAATCTCTGCGTTATTATATGGAAAAAACAGGTCGCCGGATTACGTTTGAATATGCTTTGATCGGTGGCGTAAATGACCGTCCTGAGCATGCGGAAGAACTGGGCAACATCCTAAAAGATATGATGTGCCACGTCAACCTAATCCCGGTTAACTATGTGCCGGAACGCGATTACGTACGCACCCCGCGTAAAGACATTTTTGAGTTTCAGCGCATTCTGGCGGACAAAGGTGTGAATGTTACGATCCGTCGTGAGCAGGGTCATGATATTGCAGCCGCATGTGGACAATTACGTGCGAAGCATATGGAGTCGACTGCGAGGTGA
- the rsmB gene encoding 16S rRNA (cytosine(967)-C(5))-methyltransferase RsmB codes for MSAREVALNVLTDVDASGSYSNLQLNQALVQAKLERPDAGLATEIVYGTIAHLNTIDYFVNDFVSKGLNKLQPWVRSLMRLSFYQLYYLDRIPAHAAVNEAVNIAKRRGHEGVSGMVNGVLRNILRQLDELQIPDGLSAVKRISLQYSHPEWLVKRWIKQYGEETTEQICISNNEPPAVSVRVNTNMVSREKMLDILNEQGYYAQPSAIAPDGIVLGGSGNMALTDWYRSGQISIQDESSMLVAEAVQPQPGMDVLDCCAAPGGKTAHLAEKMQNRGRIIANDIHEHKRKLIDDQAERLHISVIETTVGDALTLADRYPAGSFDRILLDAPCSGLGVIRRKPDLKWNKTAADIGAITELQQQLLETVAPLLKPDGILVYSTCTIERSENEDMVRRFLEAHDDFEAAPNPLHALLQSADGTSVSPDSQSSTDRQAEPSTIGVQILPQDYHSDGFYIAALRRVR; via the coding sequence CTGTCGGCTCGTGAAGTTGCGCTGAATGTACTGACGGATGTGGATGCAAGTGGATCATACAGCAATTTGCAGCTCAATCAGGCGCTGGTACAGGCGAAGCTGGAGCGTCCAGATGCTGGACTGGCAACGGAGATTGTCTATGGTACGATTGCGCATCTGAATACCATTGATTATTTTGTGAATGACTTTGTATCCAAAGGGCTGAACAAGCTGCAACCGTGGGTGCGCAGTTTGATGCGGTTGAGCTTTTACCAGCTGTATTATCTGGATCGGATTCCAGCACATGCTGCGGTTAATGAGGCGGTGAATATTGCCAAGCGTCGTGGTCATGAGGGTGTATCCGGTATGGTAAATGGCGTATTGCGCAATATCCTGCGTCAGCTGGATGAATTGCAGATTCCAGACGGGCTGTCTGCGGTGAAACGCATATCGCTGCAATATTCGCATCCTGAATGGCTTGTGAAGCGTTGGATCAAGCAGTACGGTGAGGAAACGACCGAGCAGATTTGCATCTCTAACAACGAACCGCCAGCGGTTAGTGTACGCGTGAATACGAATATGGTATCTCGCGAGAAAATGCTGGATATACTGAATGAGCAAGGATATTATGCTCAGCCATCGGCGATTGCACCGGATGGTATTGTATTAGGTGGCAGTGGCAATATGGCACTGACCGACTGGTATCGCAGCGGACAGATTTCCATTCAGGACGAAAGCTCTATGCTGGTTGCCGAAGCCGTACAGCCACAGCCCGGTATGGATGTGCTGGATTGCTGCGCAGCTCCGGGTGGGAAAACCGCGCATTTGGCAGAAAAAATGCAAAATCGCGGTCGTATTATCGCCAACGACATTCATGAGCACAAACGCAAGCTGATCGACGATCAAGCAGAGCGCCTGCATATTTCCGTGATCGAAACGACAGTTGGCGATGCGCTGACATTGGCGGATCGGTATCCAGCAGGCTCATTTGACCGTATCTTACTAGATGCCCCATGCTCCGGTCTAGGCGTTATTCGCCGTAAACCGGACTTGAAGTGGAATAAAACGGCAGCTGATATTGGGGCTATTACTGAATTGCAGCAGCAACTGCTGGAAACGGTAGCACCATTGCTCAAGCCAGATGGCATTTTAGTGTATAGCACTTGTACGATTGAGCGTAGCGAGAATGAAGATATGGTACGCCGTTTTCTGGAAGCGCACGATGACTTTGAGGCGGCGCCTAATCCGCTGCATGCACTGTTACAGTCAGCGGATGGAACCTCAGTATCGCCGGATTCGCAGTCATCGACCGATAGGCAAGCTGAACCGTCCACCATCGGTGTACAAATTTTGCCACAGGATTATCATTCAGACGGATTTTATATTGCGGCATTACGCCGTGTGCGATAA
- the fmt gene encoding methionyl-tRNA formyltransferase, whose translation MGTPDFAVASLKVLLEQGMNVVCVVTQPDKPQGRKKVLTPSPVKTAALEHNLPVLQPQRMRSPEAVAELASYEPDLIITAAYGQILPKAVLDLPRLGCVNIHGSLLPKYRGGAPIQRCIINGETVTGITLMYMAEGLDTGDMISRLEVPIADDDTSGTLFAKMSEAGAQILTAELPRLLAGKIDAEPQNDDEATYAPNLTRDDEKIDWSRSSRDIYNQIRGLVPFAGGFTLWNGDVFKVWKTVQPQPQASLPAGAADAAPGTVVELGKSGIVVRTGDGVLTLTEVQPAGKKALNAADFARGNALAVGTVFQ comes from the coding sequence ATGGGAACTCCCGACTTCGCAGTAGCCAGTCTAAAGGTACTGCTGGAGCAGGGCATGAATGTAGTCTGTGTTGTAACACAGCCAGATAAACCGCAAGGTCGAAAAAAGGTACTGACTCCATCTCCGGTCAAAACCGCCGCTCTTGAACATAATCTGCCAGTGCTGCAGCCGCAGCGTATGCGTAGCCCCGAGGCTGTCGCTGAATTGGCTTCCTATGAGCCTGATCTCATTATTACCGCGGCGTATGGACAGATTTTGCCAAAAGCTGTGCTGGATTTGCCACGCCTTGGCTGCGTGAATATCCACGGCTCCTTGCTGCCCAAGTATCGTGGCGGTGCACCGATTCAGCGCTGTATTATTAACGGCGAGACGGTGACGGGCATTACACTGATGTATATGGCGGAAGGTCTGGACACGGGCGATATGATCTCACGTCTGGAAGTACCGATTGCAGATGACGATACATCCGGTACGTTATTTGCCAAAATGAGTGAAGCTGGCGCACAGATTCTGACTGCTGAGCTTCCGCGCTTGCTGGCGGGAAAAATAGATGCAGAACCGCAAAACGACGACGAAGCAACCTATGCGCCGAACCTAACCCGTGATGACGAGAAGATCGATTGGTCGCGCAGCAGTCGTGACATTTACAATCAGATTCGCGGCTTGGTTCCGTTCGCAGGCGGCTTTACCCTTTGGAACGGCGATGTATTCAAAGTATGGAAAACCGTACAGCCTCAACCCCAAGCTTCATTGCCTGCGGGAGCGGCAGATGCAGCGCCGGGTACTGTAGTAGAGCTAGGCAAAAGTGGTATCGTTGTACGTACAGGCGATGGCGTGTTGACGCTGACCGAAGTACAACCAGCAGGCAAAAAGGCGCTAAACGCTGCCGACTTTGCTCGGGGTAACGCGCTTGCAGTAGGAACGGTGTTCCAGTGA
- the def gene encoding peptide deformylase has product MAIRIIVKEPDEVLHKKAKEVTKITPNVQKLLTDMAETMYDADGVGLAAPQVGILKRVIVVDVGDDNGLIELINPEIVSSSGEQLGSEGCLSIPALNGEVRRAMEVTVKGLDRDGKEITITGTELLARALQHEIDHLNGVLFTDIAERVYDRRLDEGGE; this is encoded by the coding sequence ATGGCAATTCGTATTATTGTAAAAGAACCAGATGAAGTACTACACAAAAAAGCAAAAGAAGTAACCAAAATTACGCCTAACGTACAAAAGCTTCTGACCGATATGGCGGAAACGATGTATGACGCAGACGGCGTTGGTCTGGCTGCACCACAGGTGGGTATTTTAAAACGAGTGATCGTGGTGGATGTGGGCGATGACAATGGGCTGATCGAGCTGATCAATCCAGAGATCGTATCCAGCAGCGGCGAGCAGCTCGGTTCCGAAGGATGCCTGAGCATTCCGGCGCTAAACGGCGAAGTACGTCGCGCCATGGAAGTAACAGTCAAAGGGTTGGATCGTGACGGCAAAGAAATTACCATTACGGGTACAGAACTGCTCGCACGCGCGCTTCAGCATGAGATCGATCATCTGAACGGCGTATTATTTACCGATATTGCAGAGCGTGTCTATGACCGCAGACTGGATGAGGGAGGGGAATAA
- the priA gene encoding primosomal protein N': MSRIARVIVDVPSRGTDRPFDYLIPPSMQGWLEIGSRVGVPFGPRTLQGFVIGLAEESETPDIKLKAIKELLDLVPPLSEDLVELSAWMSARYACHRITALQAMLPAALKGKAERYISVADPAEWGDREQSSSSAAADEPVLFETVDELDEMEATIVTHIRKQQEVRMEHLSRKFANHANVIKRLLQRGVLSETRSIRDKVQKKTVRTVSLHLPEDEIRRIIDEFPARARRQQEVLTFIADTGGDVQMKEILTVLGVTASTVKSLADKGYIVIRDTEVFRDPYKDRNFKPSVPFVLTDEQQMVYDAIVQQIDQRREGEFLIHGITGSGKTEVYLQSIQRVIEQDRQAIMLVPEISLTPQMVERFKSRFGDHVAVLHSRLSSGERYDEWRKIREGQALVAIGARSAIFAPFTNLGLIIMDEEHETSYKQEESPKYHARDVAVHRAHQHQAVVLLGSATPSLESYHAARSQSNDEFSPTLLEIHGRALGSELPQVHIIDMREELKEGNRSMFSRPLHEAIEDRLEKKQQIVLLLNRRGHSTFVMCRTCGYVAECPNCDISLTFHQRSNNLRCHYCGHAEPAPDVCPECGSEHIRYFGTGTQRVEEELAKLFPGIRVVRMDVDTTTQKGSHEKLLNQFRDKQADLLLGTQMVAKGLDFPDVTLVGVIAADSALHLPDFRAGEKTFQLLTQVAGRAGRHHLPGEVIVQTYNPDHYSVIHASHHDYASFVREELKHRQVLSYPPYCRLALVTFSHEKLPLLVRIAENYVQMVKDHAQRVGWLGSLERFSTEALDVLGPVASPIPRLKNRYRFQCMIKWRGDMDVARLAEYVSEQLQDSVRDKDLLISIDVDPQVMM; this comes from the coding sequence ATGAGCCGGATTGCCAGGGTGATCGTGGATGTACCGAGCCGTGGCACCGACCGACCGTTTGATTATTTGATTCCACCATCCATGCAAGGCTGGCTGGAAATTGGCAGCCGGGTCGGTGTACCATTTGGTCCGCGTACGCTGCAAGGATTCGTAATAGGGCTGGCGGAGGAATCGGAAACGCCGGACATCAAGCTAAAAGCGATTAAAGAGTTACTTGATTTGGTTCCACCGTTGTCGGAGGATCTAGTAGAGTTGTCCGCTTGGATGAGCGCGCGTTATGCTTGCCACCGGATTACGGCACTGCAAGCGATGCTACCGGCTGCATTAAAAGGAAAAGCAGAGCGCTATATTTCCGTTGCGGATCCAGCAGAATGGGGCGACCGCGAACAGAGCAGCTCATCCGCTGCTGCCGATGAACCGGTATTGTTTGAGACGGTGGATGAATTGGACGAAATGGAAGCGACCATCGTTACCCATATCCGCAAACAGCAGGAAGTGCGCATGGAGCATCTGAGCCGTAAGTTTGCCAATCATGCCAATGTGATCAAGCGATTGCTGCAACGTGGTGTATTATCCGAAACGCGCAGCATTCGCGACAAGGTGCAAAAGAAAACGGTACGTACTGTGTCGCTGCATTTGCCAGAGGATGAGATTCGCCGCATTATCGACGAGTTTCCAGCGCGGGCGAGACGACAGCAGGAAGTATTGACGTTTATTGCCGATACCGGCGGTGACGTGCAGATGAAGGAGATTTTAACGGTACTTGGCGTAACGGCAAGCACAGTCAAATCGCTGGCAGACAAAGGCTATATCGTTATTCGGGATACCGAAGTATTCCGTGATCCGTATAAAGACCGTAATTTCAAGCCAAGTGTACCATTTGTGCTGACTGATGAGCAGCAGATGGTATACGATGCCATCGTTCAACAGATCGATCAACGGAGAGAAGGCGAATTTCTCATCCACGGGATTACGGGTAGCGGGAAAACAGAAGTGTATTTGCAGTCGATCCAGCGGGTGATTGAGCAGGATCGGCAGGCGATTATGCTTGTGCCAGAAATCTCGCTGACGCCGCAAATGGTCGAACGCTTCAAGAGTCGGTTTGGCGATCATGTTGCCGTACTGCACAGCCGCTTGTCGAGCGGTGAGCGTTATGACGAATGGCGTAAAATTCGTGAAGGTCAGGCGTTGGTGGCGATTGGTGCACGTTCGGCGATCTTTGCTCCGTTTACCAATCTAGGGCTGATCATTATGGATGAAGAGCACGAGACATCGTACAAGCAAGAAGAAAGCCCGAAATACCATGCTCGTGATGTCGCCGTTCATCGTGCGCATCAGCATCAGGCGGTGGTGCTGCTCGGTTCGGCAACCCCGTCACTGGAAAGTTATCATGCGGCGCGTTCGCAGAGCAATGACGAATTTAGCCCGACACTGCTAGAGATTCACGGTCGGGCACTTGGCAGCGAATTGCCGCAGGTGCACATTATTGATATGCGTGAAGAGCTGAAGGAAGGCAACCGTTCCATGTTCAGCCGTCCGCTGCATGAAGCGATTGAAGACCGTCTGGAGAAAAAGCAACAGATCGTACTGCTGCTCAATCGACGTGGGCATTCGACCTTTGTCATGTGTCGTACATGCGGCTATGTGGCGGAATGTCCGAACTGTGATATTTCCTTAACGTTTCATCAGCGCTCCAACAATTTGCGTTGTCATTATTGCGGACACGCGGAACCGGCACCGGACGTATGCCCGGAATGCGGTAGCGAGCATATTCGGTATTTTGGTACAGGTACGCAGCGAGTGGAGGAAGAGCTGGCGAAGCTATTTCCAGGTATCCGTGTTGTACGGATGGATGTGGATACAACCACGCAAAAAGGCTCGCATGAGAAGCTGTTGAATCAATTCCGCGACAAGCAGGCAGATTTGTTGCTTGGCACACAAATGGTCGCGAAAGGATTGGACTTTCCAGATGTGACGCTGGTCGGTGTGATCGCTGCCGATTCGGCGCTGCATTTGCCGGATTTCCGTGCAGGAGAGAAAACGTTCCAGCTGTTAACACAGGTTGCTGGACGTGCGGGACGACATCATTTGCCCGGTGAAGTGATTGTACAAACGTACAACCCAGATCATTATTCGGTCATTCATGCCAGTCATCATGATTATGCCTCCTTTGTGCGAGAGGAGCTCAAGCATCGTCAGGTGCTCAGCTATCCGCCGTACTGTCGTTTGGCGCTGGTGACCTTTTCGCATGAGAAGCTACCGCTGCTTGTACGGATCGCTGAGAATTATGTACAAATGGTCAAGGATCATGCGCAGCGAGTCGGTTGGCTTGGCAGTCTAGAACGCTTTTCGACTGAGGCGCTAGATGTGCTCGGACCGGTCGCTTCGCCGATTCCAAGGCTAAAAAATAGATACCGATTCCAATGTATGATAAAATGGCGTGGAGATATGGACGTTGCTCGGCTGGCTGAGTATGTATCGGAACAGCTACAGGACAGCGTACGCGACAAGGATTTGCTGATCAGCATCGATGTTGATCCTCAGGTAATGATGTAA
- the coaBC gene encoding bifunctional phosphopantothenoylcysteine decarboxylase/phosphopantothenate--cysteine ligase CoaBC, with protein MLKGKKIVLGITGGIAAYKAASLCSGLVKQGADVHVIMTESASHFITELTLQTLSRNPVHIDTFDERNPEVVTHIHLADLADLVLIAPTTANTISKMALGLADDMLSSMLLATTAPIMVAPAMNVHMYQHPAIIQNMNTLVERGVLMIEPGEGMLACGYVGKGRLEEPETIISVVNDFFAAQEHKKQLSHLLSGRKVTVTAGGTIERIDPVRYITNDSSGKMGVAVARMAKQMGAEVRLIAASVQVPLPQDMDVVRVQSAQEMYEAVLGEWNHTDIMVQTAAVADYRPKTVHATKMKKKDNDLTLELEKTIDILQSLGERKDHQFLIGFAAETENVAQYAMDKLQRKNCDLIVANDVTAAGAGFGTDTNKVQIYDRHGLADDVPLMSKEEVAVRLLELAARRLSGVSAS; from the coding sequence ATGCTAAAAGGCAAAAAGATCGTGCTCGGGATTACCGGAGGCATTGCCGCATACAAAGCAGCATCGCTATGTAGCGGATTGGTCAAGCAAGGAGCGGATGTGCATGTGATCATGACCGAATCAGCTTCTCACTTTATCACTGAGCTGACGCTACAGACGCTATCACGCAATCCGGTGCATATCGATACATTTGACGAGCGCAATCCCGAAGTGGTGACTCATATTCATCTTGCCGATCTAGCTGATCTGGTGCTGATTGCACCGACAACAGCGAATACAATCTCCAAAATGGCACTCGGTCTGGCAGACGATATGTTGTCTTCTATGCTGCTTGCCACTACTGCACCGATTATGGTTGCCCCAGCGATGAATGTGCATATGTATCAGCATCCGGCAATCATTCAAAATATGAATACACTGGTAGAGCGCGGCGTACTGATGATAGAGCCGGGCGAAGGCATGCTTGCTTGCGGTTATGTGGGCAAAGGACGACTGGAAGAACCAGAAACGATCATCTCGGTCGTGAACGATTTCTTCGCTGCACAAGAGCATAAGAAGCAGCTCAGCCATCTGCTATCCGGTCGCAAAGTAACCGTGACGGCAGGCGGTACGATTGAGCGCATTGATCCGGTACGTTATATTACGAACGATTCTTCCGGCAAAATGGGCGTTGCCGTCGCACGCATGGCGAAGCAGATGGGGGCGGAGGTGCGTCTGATCGCTGCTTCCGTACAGGTGCCATTGCCGCAAGATATGGATGTGGTACGTGTACAGTCGGCACAGGAGATGTATGAAGCAGTGCTGGGCGAATGGAATCACACAGATATTATGGTGCAAACCGCAGCGGTTGCCGATTATCGTCCCAAAACGGTTCATGCTACCAAAATGAAGAAAAAAGACAACGATTTAACGCTAGAGCTAGAAAAAACGATCGATATTTTGCAAAGTCTGGGCGAGCGCAAGGATCATCAGTTTCTGATTGGCTTTGCCGCTGAAACGGAAAACGTGGCTCAGTACGCGATGGATAAATTACAGCGCAAAAACTGCGATTTGATCGTTGCCAATGATGTGACTGCTGCCGGTGCAGGCTTTGGCACTGATACGAATAAAGTACAGATTTATGATCGTCATGGACTGGCGGACGATGTGCCATTAATGAGCAAAGAGGAAGTAGCTGTGCGTTTGCTAGAACTCGCTGCACGTCGTCTGAGTGGGGTGTCTGCCTCATGA
- the rpoZ gene encoding DNA-directed RNA polymerase subunit omega has translation MLYPSIDEMMNKVDSKYSLVVAASRRARQLRDGSKSELHHPKAHKFVGVALEEIYNDNIKIERRTEAELEQSDRE, from the coding sequence ATGTTATATCCGTCCATTGATGAAATGATGAACAAAGTCGACAGTAAGTATTCGCTCGTTGTTGCCGCGTCCCGTCGTGCAAGACAACTGCGTGATGGCAGCAAAAGTGAACTGCACCATCCAAAAGCTCACAAATTCGTTGGTGTAGCACTGGAAGAAATCTACAACGACAACATCAAGATCGAACGCAGAACCGAAGCGGAACTGGAACAAAGCGATCGCGAATAG
- the gmk gene encoding guanylate kinase has translation MSKGLLFVLSGPSGVGKGTVSAELRTRKPELIYSVSATTRQPRTGEVDGVNYFFKTHEEFQTMIDNDMLLEHAQYVGNHYGTPRDFVERTLEAGNDIFLEIEVQGALKVMEKFPEGVFIFLTPPSFEELQSRLQGRGTETMDTINSRMTAAADELEMMKHYDYSVVNDEIHLACQRIESIIIAEHCKIRK, from the coding sequence ATGTCTAAAGGATTATTATTTGTATTGTCCGGGCCATCCGGCGTCGGCAAGGGAACCGTCAGTGCGGAGCTACGCACACGCAAACCGGAGCTGATTTACTCGGTATCGGCGACTACCCGTCAGCCGCGTACCGGCGAAGTGGACGGCGTAAACTATTTTTTCAAAACGCATGAGGAGTTTCAAACGATGATCGACAACGACATGCTGCTGGAACATGCGCAGTATGTGGGTAATCATTATGGAACACCGCGCGATTTTGTAGAGCGTACGCTGGAAGCGGGCAACGACATTTTTCTGGAAATTGAAGTGCAGGGTGCACTGAAAGTGATGGAAAAGTTCCCAGAGGGTGTGTTTATTTTCCTGACGCCGCCTTCCTTTGAAGAACTGCAAAGTCGTCTGCAAGGACGCGGTACCGAAACGATGGATACGATCAACAGTCGTATGACCGCAGCTGCTGACGAACTGGAAATGATGAAGCATTATGATTATTCGGTCGTCAATGATGAGATTCATCTGGCTTGCCAGCGTATTGAGAGCATTATTATCGCCGAACACTGCAAGATCCGCAAATAA
- the remA gene encoding extracellular matrix/biofilm regulator RemA has translation MAIKLINIGFGNIVSANRIISIVSPESAPIKRIIQEARDRHMLIDATYGRRTRAVIITDSDHVILSAVQPETVAHRLSLKDDDNDE, from the coding sequence ATGGCAATCAAACTTATCAACATTGGCTTTGGGAATATTGTATCCGCGAACCGGATCATTTCTATTGTAAGCCCCGAATCCGCACCAATTAAACGGATCATTCAGGAAGCACGCGATCGCCATATGCTGATCGACGCAACGTACGGCAGACGTACGCGCGCCGTGATCATTACGGACAGCGATCACGTGATTTTGTCGGCTGTACAGCCGGAAACTGTAGCACATCGTCTGTCCCTCAAGGACGACGACAACGACGAATAA
- a CDS encoding YicC/YloC family endoribonuclease: MSFSMTGYGQSAVQYGGYKIQIEVKSVNHRYCEVMLRLPREWAAAEDGLRKLVQSRVKRGRIDVFVNKEQADGQMSALQLDHSAARAYLAAAAELKQQYGVDGTLEVSQLLSLPGVMKAMESSNEEEPEQLQALLQQGLDEALNGLLHMRASEGRHLVLDLQHRLRHLEELYAEMRRLAPTVVEEHRTRLRQRLAELQDGSFHWDESRVGMEVAVFADRSNIDEELTRLISHFEQFRQLMEQDDSIGRKLDFLLQEMNREVNTIGSKANHLALVNHVVEMKAELEKIREQAANLE, from the coding sequence ATGTCATTCAGTATGACCGGATACGGTCAGTCCGCCGTGCAATATGGCGGCTACAAAATCCAGATTGAAGTAAAATCCGTCAACCATCGCTATTGCGAGGTGATGCTGCGTTTGCCGCGCGAATGGGCGGCAGCGGAGGATGGTCTACGCAAGCTTGTACAGAGTCGTGTCAAGCGCGGTCGGATCGACGTGTTTGTAAACAAGGAACAAGCGGATGGACAGATGTCTGCGCTTCAGCTTGATCATTCAGCAGCACGCGCTTATTTGGCGGCGGCAGCTGAATTGAAACAGCAGTATGGCGTGGACGGTACGCTGGAAGTCAGTCAATTGCTATCGTTGCCGGGTGTAATGAAGGCGATGGAGAGCAGCAACGAGGAAGAACCAGAGCAGCTGCAAGCTCTGCTGCAGCAGGGATTGGACGAGGCGCTGAACGGCTTGCTGCATATGCGGGCAAGTGAAGGTCGGCACCTGGTCCTCGACCTGCAACATCGTCTCCGGCATCTGGAAGAGCTGTATGCAGAGATGCGCCGTCTGGCACCAACTGTGGTGGAGGAACACCGAACCCGGTTAAGACAGCGGTTAGCTGAATTGCAGGATGGCAGTTTCCACTGGGACGAATCCAGAGTTGGAATGGAAGTGGCGGTATTTGCCGACCGTTCTAATATTGACGAGGAATTGACGCGTCTGATAAGCCATTTTGAACAGTTCCGTCAATTGATGGAGCAGGATGACTCGATTGGACGTAAGCTCGATTTCCTACTTCAGGAGATGAACCGGGAAGTCAATACGATTGGTTCCAAAGCCAATCATCTGGCTCTAGTTAACCATGTCGTCGAGATGAAAGCGGAGCTGGAAAAAATCCGTGAACAAGCCGCCAACTTGGAATAA